From Thermoanaerobaculia bacterium, the proteins below share one genomic window:
- a CDS encoding NAD(P)H-dependent oxidoreductase subunit E, producing the protein MVDLARVNEIINKHDADIENIIAILLDCQDEFYHLPEPLIQKVADRVGVPLTRVLSIATFFRAFSLEPVGRYPIHVCMGTACYVLGAPKLVDAFSRELGIEENQRSKDGLFSLHTINCPGCCGLAPVVTVGLDVIGKVTQAQVPKIVERYRKKAETDRAGEEA; encoded by the coding sequence ATGGTCGACCTAGCCAGAGTAAACGAAATCATCAACAAACATGACGCGGACATTGAAAATATCATCGCCATCCTGCTTGACTGCCAGGATGAGTTCTACCATCTTCCGGAGCCTTTGATTCAGAAAGTGGCAGACCGGGTCGGTGTCCCGCTCACGCGCGTCTTAAGCATTGCGACCTTTTTCCGTGCTTTCAGCCTCGAACCGGTTGGCCGATATCCGATTCACGTCTGCATGGGTACTGCCTGTTATGTTCTGGGAGCTCCCAAATTGGTGGACGCCTTTTCCAGGGAGCTTGGGATCGAGGAAAACCAGCGGTCCAAAGATGGACTCTTCAGCCTCCATACGATCAATTGTCCCGGTTGCTGCGGACTTGCTCCTGTTGTCACGGTGGGTCTGGATGTAATCGGGAAGGTTACCCAGGCTCAGGTTCCCAAAATTGTAGAACGGTATCGAAAGAAAGCAGAAACGGATCGGGCGGGAGAGGAGGCCTGA
- a CDS encoding CoB--CoM heterodisulfide reductase iron-sulfur subunit B family protein, which produces MKYLVYPGCCCTQKTTSKAYRESLLAVWRHLNIEIEELEDWNCCGATAYMAIDEYKAFGLAARNLAIAESQLAVGDKDVNALITPCSACYMVLNKTQHYINEYPEVHTTVMGALDEAGLSYTGSTGVRHPLDVFLNEYDLGRLKSQTRRSLAPLKVASYYGCLLVRPYATFDDPVNPTSMDRLFSALGAETIDWPLKTRCCGGSLMGTLDEVGMRLNYILLKEAKERGADVIATACPFCQFNLECFQKKINKAYGEDITIPVVFFSQLIGLALGIPESKLGFKRLFVPFSMSTYTKGGVHVQG; this is translated from the coding sequence ATGAAATACCTGGTCTATCCGGGGTGCTGCTGTACCCAGAAAACCACGTCCAAAGCTTACAGGGAATCCCTCCTTGCCGTCTGGAGGCATCTGAACATCGAAATTGAAGAGCTTGAGGACTGGAACTGCTGCGGGGCGACTGCATATATGGCCATTGATGAGTACAAGGCCTTTGGTCTTGCGGCCCGAAATCTGGCCATCGCTGAATCACAGCTTGCTGTCGGAGACAAGGATGTGAACGCACTCATTACACCGTGCAGCGCATGCTACATGGTTCTGAACAAAACCCAGCATTACATCAATGAATATCCAGAAGTCCATACTACCGTCATGGGAGCTCTGGATGAAGCAGGATTATCTTATACGGGATCGACGGGAGTCCGCCATCCGTTGGATGTCTTTCTGAATGAATACGACCTCGGACGGCTAAAGAGCCAGACAAGACGATCTCTGGCCCCTCTGAAGGTGGCCTCCTATTATGGATGCCTCCTGGTTCGTCCCTATGCAACCTTTGACGATCCAGTCAATCCCACTTCCATGGACCGGCTCTTTTCGGCGCTGGGAGCGGAAACCATTGACTGGCCCCTGAAGACACGATGCTGCGGTGGATCGCTCATGGGGACACTGGATGAGGTTGGGATGCGCCTGAATTACATCCTGCTCAAGGAGGCAAAGGAACGCGGGGCCGATGTCATTGCCACGGCCTGCCCCTTCTGCCAGTTCAACCTGGAGTGTTTTCAGAAAAAAATCAATAAAGCCTATGGCGAGGACATCACGATCCCCGTCGTATTTTTCAGTCAACTAATCGGTCTGGCTCTGGGAATTCCCGAAAGCAAGCTGGGATTCAAGCGGTTATTTGTTCCGTTCTCGATGTCGACCTACACAAAGGGAGGCGTCCATGTCCAAGGGTAA
- a CDS encoding 4Fe-4S dicluster domain-containing protein, with protein sequence MVKECFPRKITYEGDLTSSFAKEFTSKPGGETLSKCIQCGTCSATCPLSIYMDYTPRRIIAMVREGFRDEVLKSFTIWLCASCYSCTASCPKEIKITDLMYNLKREAIREKTHPPGFTIPVLAKEFFASVAKHGRMSEGRVVMRMYLKTNPLKHIGKSFLGLKLFLKGRMAMNQDTIKNRKQLKRLLTALDRRAAVLRFPVKEAL encoded by the coding sequence ATGGTAAAGGAATGCTTTCCACGAAAGATCACCTACGAAGGTGACCTTACATCCAGTTTTGCTAAAGAATTCACAAGTAAGCCCGGTGGTGAAACCCTGTCTAAATGCATTCAGTGCGGGACGTGTAGTGCCACCTGCCCTCTCTCCATTTACATGGACTACACGCCCCGACGGATCATTGCAATGGTTCGGGAAGGATTTCGAGATGAAGTGTTGAAATCCTTTACGATATGGCTTTGCGCCTCCTGCTACTCCTGCACGGCCTCCTGTCCGAAGGAGATCAAAATCACCGATCTGATGTACAACCTCAAGCGGGAGGCAATCCGGGAAAAAACCCATCCACCGGGGTTCACGATTCCCGTCCTGGCGAAAGAATTTTTCGCCAGCGTCGCCAAGCACGGCAGGATGAGTGAGGGCAGGGTTGTCATGAGGATGTACCTCAAAACGAATCCCTTGAAGCACATTGGAAAATCTTTCCTGGGGCTGAAGCTCTTCCTGAAGGGCAGAATGGCTATGAACCAGGACACAATCAAAAACCGGAAACAGCTGAAACGTCTCCTGACCGCCCTGGATCGCCGGGCCGCCGTGCTCCGGTTTCCCGTAAAGGAGGCTCTATGA
- the fusA gene encoding elongation factor G, with amino-acid sequence MKVYETPHIRNLVLAGHNASGKTTLTSSFLFASGKVNRLLTVDDGNAPTDFDENEVERKISIQSAVAFCEYKNHKFNLIDTPGYAIFFAETSSAMRAGDVAGIVVNAVNGLEIQTDKAVKLARENGLPIFFIINKVDKEHADPLAVLQKLQDKYGNGVIPLNLPIGKESSFAGVADVLSKKAFLGEHGKAVVTEGDVPGEISESLNSSREALVEKIAESNEALMERYFEEGDLPEDDILKGLREGILKGDIMPVVFTSAYQILGIHTLMDHLITFAPDPTHRTYRGVNPVSGEDKDPSGTSLYVFKTISDPFAGRINIFRVITGALKSDAQLLNPRTENIERFGAINFLDGKTPTSVSDAHQGDIGSVMKLKETLTGDTLCEKSNPVKYPPVVFPEAAISFAVEPKSKGDEDKIAAALLRICEEDPVLHVSRDLQTKEQILSGTGQLHIEIVVAKLKKRYGVEVNLKPPKVPYKETITKKAETTYRHKKQTGGRGQFAECAFIVEPQPRGEGYQFVDKIFGGSISHSYRPAVDKGIQEAAAKGFLAGYPVIDFKVTLIDGKEHPVDSSEMAFKIAGSMGFKQACDRAGATILEPIMNMDVFTPEDYMGDVMGDLNGRRGRVSGMDIEGDVRVIHVQVPLAEVLSYASDLRSFTQGQGSFHMEFSHYEEAPKQVQDKIIAEARREKEEED; translated from the coding sequence ATGAAAGTCTATGAGACGCCCCATATCCGCAACCTCGTGCTTGCCGGTCACAACGCTTCCGGTAAGACAACGCTTACATCCAGCTTTCTCTTCGCATCGGGCAAGGTGAATCGGTTATTGACCGTGGACGATGGAAACGCGCCCACCGACTTCGATGAGAATGAGGTGGAACGAAAAATATCCATACAGAGCGCGGTTGCCTTCTGTGAATACAAGAACCACAAGTTCAATCTGATTGACACTCCGGGTTACGCCATCTTCTTTGCAGAGACCAGCTCCGCCATGAGGGCGGGAGACGTGGCGGGAATCGTCGTAAACGCTGTCAACGGCCTGGAAATTCAGACCGATAAAGCGGTTAAGCTTGCCAGGGAGAACGGTTTACCCATCTTCTTTATCATCAACAAAGTCGACAAGGAGCATGCCGATCCTCTCGCCGTCCTTCAGAAGCTTCAGGATAAGTACGGAAATGGTGTGATTCCTCTGAATCTGCCGATTGGAAAGGAATCTTCTTTTGCGGGCGTTGCCGATGTTCTATCAAAGAAAGCTTTTCTTGGAGAACACGGTAAAGCAGTTGTTACCGAAGGTGACGTACCCGGGGAAATCAGTGAATCACTAAACTCATCCCGGGAAGCCCTCGTGGAAAAGATCGCAGAAAGCAATGAAGCCCTGATGGAGCGCTATTTCGAAGAGGGTGACCTGCCTGAGGATGACATCCTTAAGGGGCTCAGGGAAGGCATTCTGAAGGGTGACATCATGCCGGTCGTCTTCACATCCGCCTATCAGATCCTTGGAATTCATACCCTCATGGACCACCTGATCACCTTTGCCCCTGATCCCACCCATCGTACGTACAGGGGAGTCAACCCGGTCAGCGGAGAGGACAAGGACCCTTCCGGTACGTCGCTCTATGTATTTAAAACCATCTCCGACCCCTTTGCAGGGAGGATCAACATCTTCCGCGTCATCACGGGTGCCCTGAAATCCGATGCCCAGCTCCTGAATCCCCGGACCGAGAATATCGAACGATTCGGAGCCATTAACTTCCTTGACGGCAAGACACCCACCTCCGTCTCCGATGCTCATCAGGGCGATATTGGTTCCGTGATGAAGCTCAAGGAAACCCTCACGGGAGATACTCTCTGCGAAAAATCCAATCCCGTCAAGTATCCTCCCGTAGTTTTTCCGGAGGCTGCGATTTCCTTTGCCGTTGAACCCAAGAGCAAGGGCGATGAGGACAAGATCGCCGCTGCCCTTCTCCGGATCTGTGAGGAAGATCCCGTTCTTCACGTGAGCCGTGATCTCCAGACCAAGGAGCAGATCCTGTCCGGTACCGGACAGCTCCATATTGAAATCGTTGTGGCCAAGCTTAAGAAGCGCTACGGTGTCGAGGTAAATCTGAAGCCTCCCAAGGTTCCCTACAAAGAGACGATAACAAAGAAGGCGGAGACCACCTACAGGCACAAAAAACAAACAGGTGGGCGCGGTCAATTCGCGGAATGTGCTTTTATTGTCGAGCCCCAGCCTCGAGGGGAGGGGTACCAATTTGTGGACAAGATTTTTGGCGGTTCCATTTCCCATAGTTACCGGCCTGCCGTGGATAAGGGTATTCAGGAAGCCGCTGCCAAGGGATTTCTGGCAGGGTACCCCGTGATCGATTTCAAGGTAACGCTCATCGACGGAAAGGAGCACCCGGTCGACTCTTCGGAAATGGCATTCAAAATTGCCGGATCGATGGGATTCAAACAGGCCTGCGACCGTGCCGGGGCCACCATCCTGGAACCGATCATGAATATGGACGTTTTTACCCCGGAAGACTACATGGGCGACGTAATGGGCGATCTGAATGGACGCAGAGGAAGGGTTTCCGGTATGGATATTGAAGGAGACGTGCGGGTTATTCATGTACAGGTCCCCCTGGCCGAAGTCCTTTCCTACGCCTCTGATCTTCGTTCCTTTACCCAGGGCCAGGGTTCCTTCCACATGGAGTTTTCCCATTACGAAGAAGCCCCGAAACAGGTTCAGGACAAGATTATTGCCGAAGCCAGGCGCGAGAAAGAGGAAGAAGACTAG
- a CDS encoding HU family DNA-binding protein yields the protein MNKTELVKKLAKQTGLSQVKAAEVVDALFDARPKKGIIATELDAGRKVIVPGFGSFFTRRRKAREGRNPATGSTIKIPARNYPVFKPGKTLKERIEK from the coding sequence ATGAACAAAACTGAACTGGTGAAGAAGCTTGCCAAACAGACGGGTCTTTCCCAGGTCAAGGCTGCCGAGGTTGTGGATGCGCTTTTTGACGCACGCCCAAAGAAGGGGATCATTGCAACAGAACTGGATGCCGGACGCAAGGTAATCGTTCCCGGCTTCGGATCCTTCTTCACACGCCGCCGAAAAGCCCGTGAGGGAAGAAATCCCGCCACCGGATCCACCATCAAGATTCCTGCCCGGAACTACCCGGTCTTCAAGCCCGGAAAGACCCTCAAGGAAAGAATTGAAAAGTAA
- a CDS encoding ATP-binding protein, producing the protein MEDLSLHILDVVQNSILAGATRIRITFTVDEENSLLTLVIEDNGRGMSSDEMEKARDPFFTTKKGKRIGMGLPLLSQAAEQTGGDLQLSSEAGTGTRVTARFHTDHIDMIPLGDLNTTLKVLVNAHPDINVDLDFKKA; encoded by the coding sequence ATGGAAGATCTCTCCCTTCATATCCTGGACGTTGTTCAAAATTCCATCCTTGCAGGCGCAACCCGTATCAGGATTACCTTCACTGTGGATGAGGAAAATTCCCTGCTGACCCTGGTCATCGAAGACAACGGTCGAGGAATGAGTTCCGATGAAATGGAAAAGGCCAGGGATCCGTTTTTCACAACAAAAAAGGGGAAACGAATTGGAATGGGACTCCCGCTATTGTCTCAGGCCGCGGAGCAGACCGGAGGAGATCTTCAGTTATCGAGTGAAGCCGGAACCGGAACCCGGGTCACCGCACGGTTTCACACTGACCATATTGATATGATTCCTCTGGGGGATCTGAACACTACCCTGAAGGTTCTGGTAAATGCTCATCCGGACATCAACGTTGATCTGGATTTCAAGAAAGCATAA
- a CDS encoding PHP domain-containing protein → MRWYILDLHIHTCLSPCASLDMAPRTIAARAKGKGIDGLAICDHNTVRNVPALVEAGAREGLTVFGGIEITTREEVHILGIFPDEKTLDSMGVLVERGLSMCTDEWMRRDQVIANADHEVQGFHDKLLMGATTLSLEETVSEIHARDGIAISAHADREGFGLLGQLGFVPPDLKLDAVELRNSKLIPPELEGYTILASSDAHEPAQIGDRVTRCFMDTLSFQELFLAIHSRDGRQIKI, encoded by the coding sequence ATGAGATGGTACATACTGGATCTGCATATTCACACCTGTCTTTCGCCCTGCGCATCGCTCGACATGGCTCCCCGCACGATTGCTGCCCGTGCAAAGGGTAAAGGGATCGACGGTCTGGCTATTTGTGACCATAATACGGTGAGGAACGTTCCCGCTCTGGTTGAAGCTGGCGCCCGGGAGGGCCTCACTGTTTTTGGTGGAATTGAGATCACTACGAGGGAAGAAGTTCATATTCTGGGAATCTTTCCGGATGAAAAGACCCTTGATTCCATGGGAGTCCTTGTGGAACGGGGCCTTTCGATGTGCACCGATGAGTGGATGCGCAGAGATCAGGTAATTGCCAATGCAGACCATGAGGTTCAGGGATTTCACGATAAGCTTCTTATGGGAGCCACCACTCTTTCTCTGGAAGAAACCGTGTCTGAGATCCACGCGAGAGACGGGATTGCAATCTCAGCTCATGCGGACAGAGAAGGGTTTGGGTTACTGGGACAACTGGGGTTTGTTCCTCCAGATCTAAAGCTGGACGCGGTAGAGCTTCGGAATTCAAAGTTGATTCCTCCCGAACTGGAAGGATATACGATCCTTGCATCTTCCGATGCCCATGAACCTGCACAGATTGGTGACCGTGTCACTCGATGTTTCATGGACACCCTTTCATTTCAGGAATTATTTTTGGCGATCCACAGCCGAGACGGTCGTCAGATCAAAATCTGA
- a CDS encoding serine kinase, which yields MKSIVSSLNLTLYTQNLSLDRSIKGCYSGDLLSDVLARACIGCLWITIQMHPNIIPVAVMKEFPGILIVNGRIPEPEVISKAENERVVLLGTPLSAYEISGRLWELGFQP from the coding sequence ATGAAATCCATTGTTTCATCCTTAAACCTGACGCTGTATACGCAGAACCTGTCTCTGGATCGATCCATAAAGGGGTGCTATTCGGGAGATCTTCTCAGTGATGTCCTGGCCCGTGCCTGTATCGGGTGTCTCTGGATTACAATTCAGATGCATCCGAACATTATTCCGGTTGCGGTAATGAAGGAGTTTCCAGGAATCCTGATCGTGAATGGAAGAATCCCCGAACCTGAAGTCATTTCAAAAGCGGAGAACGAACGCGTCGTATTGCTGGGCACTCCACTCTCTGCCTACGAAATATCGGGAAGGCTCTGGGAGCTCGGTTTTCAGCCATGA
- a CDS encoding CBS domain-containing protein yields the protein MNPREEVATRVQELAYELHVAQAMTRNVLTIHPRTQISTVSQILRKRRISGLPVIDKGKLCGLISIEDVIKCLVNNELNRRVSSLMTRSVVTVYSDEPVVKAIQIFERFGYGRLPVLDRNDHSVVGILTKGDIIRALLKKMDVDYREEEILRYRASHIFNDVTADEVHLIFEFSVRGGNFDRAGEASSQLRTNLLRLGIHPEIVRRIAISTYEAEMNLVIYTHGGRIVADLQKDLIQIRVLDQGPGIPDIEKAMEAGYSTAPDWVRELGFGAGMGLPNIRKHSDWMQLTSEMGRYTHLEFEVKVP from the coding sequence ATGAACCCCAGGGAAGAAGTAGCAACCCGGGTCCAGGAACTGGCATACGAGCTTCACGTTGCCCAGGCAATGACAAGAAACGTTCTTACCATCCATCCCCGAACCCAGATCTCCACGGTAAGCCAGATATTACGAAAACGCCGCATATCCGGCCTTCCCGTTATTGACAAGGGAAAGTTGTGCGGGTTAATCAGCATCGAGGATGTCATTAAATGTCTCGTAAATAATGAACTTAATCGCCGTGTCTCCTCTTTAATGACACGGTCGGTTGTCACAGTTTATTCCGACGAACCTGTTGTAAAAGCCATTCAGATTTTTGAGCGTTTTGGATATGGACGGCTTCCGGTACTGGATCGAAATGATCATTCCGTGGTCGGAATTTTAACGAAGGGCGACATCATCCGAGCATTGCTGAAGAAGATGGATGTCGACTACCGGGAGGAAGAAATATTACGGTACAGGGCAAGTCACATTTTTAACGATGTGACCGCCGATGAGGTTCATCTGATCTTTGAGTTTTCCGTCCGGGGAGGGAATTTTGATCGAGCCGGAGAAGCTTCCAGCCAGTTGAGAACGAACCTTCTCAGATTGGGAATCCATCCGGAAATCGTCCGCCGTATCGCTATATCCACCTACGAGGCAGAGATGAATCTTGTTATATACACACATGGAGGACGGATTGTAGCGGATCTTCAAAAGGATCTTATCCAGATTCGCGTACTGGATCAGGGTCCCGGGATTCCGGACATTGAGAAAGCAATGGAAGCCGGGTACTCCACAGCTCCAGACTGGGTTAGGGAGCTGGGATTTGGTGCGGGAATGGGACTTCCCAATATTAGGAAACATTCGGACTGGATGCAGTTGACTTCCGAAATGGGTCGGTATACCCATCTGGAGTTTGAGGTAAAGGTACCATGA
- the tatA gene encoding twin-arginine translocase TatA/TatE family subunit produces the protein MGSLGFQELLIILLILVIIFGAKKLPQLGKGLGEALRNFKGAVKGEGEDEDKNKNGKEN, from the coding sequence ATGGGAAGCCTGGGATTTCAAGAACTTCTGATTATTCTTCTTATCCTTGTGATTATCTTTGGTGCCAAGAAGCTGCCCCAGCTCGGCAAGGGCCTCGGAGAAGCGTTGAGGAATTTCAAAGGTGCCGTAAAGGGAGAGGGAGAGGACGAGGATAAGAATAAAAACGGGAAGGAAAACTGA
- a CDS encoding DUF523 domain-containing protein gives MSSPRNCPSEKRQSRITHLVVSSCLTGERCRYDGRGIDVPRLIPLMKDRTVIKVCPEVEAGLGVPREPIHIRGNSGHQVLSGQGEVLRVRTGGDVTVPLLEACTRIALTLNRLDPSSTLVVLKERSPSCGVHSTHTDKGITAAPGLFAAFCIEKGFQPISEEDLEESS, from the coding sequence ATGTCTTCACCCCGGAATTGTCCTTCTGAGAAAAGACAGTCCAGAATTACCCACCTGGTTGTATCTTCCTGTCTCACGGGAGAGCGCTGCCGGTATGACGGCCGCGGAATCGATGTTCCCAGGCTGATACCCCTGATGAAAGACCGGACTGTTATAAAAGTATGTCCAGAAGTCGAGGCGGGTTTAGGCGTCCCCCGCGAACCCATTCATATTCGGGGGAATAGCGGGCACCAGGTGCTTTCCGGGCAGGGAGAGGTTTTGCGGGTGCGCACCGGCGGAGACGTGACTGTGCCTCTGCTGGAGGCCTGTACACGAATTGCTCTGACGTTGAATCGACTGGATCCGTCATCGACCCTGGTGGTGCTGAAGGAACGGTCTCCTTCATGCGGAGTTCATTCGACCCATACAGATAAGGGAATAACGGCGGCTCCGGGACTCTTTGCCGCATTCTGTATCGAGAAGGGATTTCAACCGATATCCGAAGAAGATCTGGAGGAATCATCGTGA